The Alnus glutinosa chromosome 7, dhAlnGlut1.1, whole genome shotgun sequence genome includes a region encoding these proteins:
- the LOC133873264 gene encoding uncharacterized protein LOC133873264, with protein MKLNPTKCAFGVSSEKFLGFMVSQRGIEANPEKQVRGSLREAKRISDQSATLEPPRRRGILYLYLEVSPSVVSSALVREDSGIQQPVYFTSKALHGAKERLVNWSVELGQFDIEFHPRTSIKGQVLADFLLEFSNTPESEELPKKKTWVAYVDGSSANRKSGVGVTLASPDGESFRYTIKLDFVTTNNEAEYEAVLAGLSIAWEMGAKNVEVRSDSQVVVSHVQGLVEAQGEKMIQYLDKVREYQSNFDRTVMTKVPREENVQAYAFSKMGSGTGPVIKTSTREVVIQTEPSILPKLDMVEVEERSDDPEWATDVVRYLRSGSLPEDKLLSRKVKMHSARYMLIGGLLYQRGYTEPLLKCLTNSEAEYVLKEIHEGVCGNHSGS; from the exons ATGAAGCTCAATCCGACCAAATGCGCTTTCGGCGTTTCCTCCGAGAAGTTCTTGGGATTTATGGTCTCACAAAGAGGAATCGAGGCGAATCCCGAGAAG CAAGTGCGAGGAAGCCTTCGGGAAGCTAAAAGAATATCTGACCAATCCGCCACTCTTGAGCCCCCCCGGCGAAGGGGAATACTATATCTCTACCTAGAAGTATCTCCCTCGGTAGTCAGCTCAGCATTGGTCCGAGAAGACTCAGGTATCCAACAACCAGTTTATTTTACCAGCAAAGCACTCCATGGAGCCAAAGAGAG ATTGGTGAACTGGTCGGTAGAGCTGGGGCAATTCGACATAGAATTCCATCCTCGAACTTCTATCAAGGGTCAGGTCCTAGCTGACTTCCTCCTGGAATTCAGTAATACACCCGAGAGCGAAGAACTGCCCAAGAAGAAGACTTGGGTAGCATATGTAGACGGTTCCTCAGCTAACCGGAAGAGTGGAGTCGGTGTCACTCTGGCAAGCCCAGATGGAGAAAGTTTTCGGTACACAATCAAGCTAGATTTTGTGACCACCAACAATGAAGCGGAGTATGAGGCCGTGTTGGCCGGGCTTTCCATAGCCTGGGAGATGGGAGCAAAGAACGTAGAAGTCAGAAGCGATTCTCAGGTGGTAGTAAGCCATGTGCAGGGACTTGTAGAGGCCCAAGGAGAAAAAATGATTCAATATCTCGACAAGGTACGTGAATATCAGTCTAACTTTGACAGAACCGTCATGACAAAAGTTCCTCGGGAGGAAAATGTCCAGGCTTATGCTTTCTCCAAAATGGGCTCTGGAACCGGGCCCGTCATCAAAACATCTACACGGGAGGTGGTAATACAGACCGAACCTTCAATCCTCCCGAAGCTTGATATGGTGGAGGTCGAAGAAAGATCAGACGATCCCGAATGGGCCACTGATGTTGTTCGGTACCTCCGCAGTGGATCTTTACCCGAGGACAAGCTGCTGTCTCGTAAGGTGAAAATGCACTCAGCTCGGTACATGCTTATCGGAGGATTACTTTACCAAAGAGGATATACCGAACCACTTCTCAAGTGTCTCACGAACTCTGAGGCAGAATATGTGCTAAAAGAAATACACGAGGGGGTCTGCGGGAACCATTCAGGCTCTTGA